The Lysobacter sp. genome includes a window with the following:
- a CDS encoding redoxin family protein, translating to MATPTDHLPQPPQRTSTRPPLKHWLGMIAAFFVLLFVMTFGAEVLNYAYRSYTKPPASRLVGQPLPEFTMPTLGDPARTVSRQELLGTPYLLSTWSSWCYGCKEEHPTVARFAESKRIKVIGFNIQDEPQDANAWLEHYGDPYAFTLVDGTGRTANRMEIFTSPHHVLIDAKGVVRWKRSAIMDERMVRDELLPMIETMERQQ from the coding sequence ATGGCGACGCCGACCGACCACCTGCCGCAGCCGCCGCAGCGGACCTCCACGCGACCGCCGCTCAAGCACTGGCTGGGGATGATCGCGGCATTCTTCGTCCTGCTGTTCGTCATGACCTTCGGCGCGGAAGTCCTGAACTACGCGTATCGCAGCTACACCAAACCGCCGGCATCGCGACTGGTCGGCCAACCGCTTCCGGAGTTCACGATGCCGACGCTGGGCGACCCCGCGCGGACGGTCTCGCGGCAGGAACTGCTCGGAACGCCCTATCTGCTCAGCACCTGGTCGAGCTGGTGCTACGGTTGCAAGGAAGAACATCCGACCGTCGCCCGGTTCGCCGAAAGCAAACGGATCAAGGTGATCGGTTTCAATATCCAGGACGAACCGCAGGATGCCAACGCATGGCTGGAACATTACGGCGATCCATACGCATTCACCCTCGTCGACGGCACCGGACGCACCGCGAACCGGATGGAAATCTTCACCTCGCCGCATCACGTGCTGATCGATGCCAAGGGCGTGGTCCGCTGGAAGCGCAGTGCGATCATGGACGAGCGCATGGTCCGCGACGAATTGCTGCCCATGATCGAAACCATGGAGCGCCAGCAATGA
- a CDS encoding cytochrome c-type biogenesis protein CcmH, whose amino-acid sequence MLRRCVLVLLLMLAAAPAFAQKASDPAPLQFRDSAEAQRFHDLVAELRCVMCQNQSLADSNAQIAVDLRHEVLALMREGRSDADVRDFLVARYGEFVLYRPRVSGTTWLLWFGPLLFALGGGVVVWRLLRRDGKTPPPPIDDTQEW is encoded by the coding sequence ATGCTCCGCCGCTGCGTGCTGGTTCTGCTGCTGATGCTCGCCGCTGCACCGGCATTCGCGCAGAAAGCCTCGGACCCCGCGCCGCTGCAGTTCCGCGACAGCGCCGAAGCGCAGCGGTTCCACGATCTGGTCGCGGAACTGCGCTGCGTGATGTGCCAGAACCAGTCGCTGGCCGATTCCAACGCGCAGATCGCGGTCGATCTGCGCCACGAAGTGCTCGCGCTGATGCGCGAAGGCCGCAGCGATGCGGACGTGCGCGACTTCCTGGTCGCGCGCTACGGCGAGTTCGTGCTGTATCGGCCACGGGTCAGCGGCACGACCTGGTTATTGTGGTTCGGCCCGCTGCTGTTCGCGCTGGGCGGCGGCGTCGTGGTCTGGCGTCTGCTGCGCCGCGATGGCAAGACGCCGCCGCCTCCGATCGACGACACGCAGGAGTGGTGA
- a CDS encoding cytochrome C biogenesis protein: MSSSLIFAQVSAVATLLVFGLVLRPLWHARRLSTLLLIAGLTLTSASIYRLVGNPGALDASMVERPRNIEQALTQLERNRDSFPDHEGWVMLASTYARVGKFEQARDAWDEVLKRVPDDANFLAAAAESRAQSDAQRRFDPRAVEYLQHALKIDPQHQRARLFMGIALRQQDKPADAARMWEPLLAQVDAANATTLRAEVDAARKDAGLPPLPQPAAAPASKGPASKGIVVEVALDPAFAARVRLRGDATVFVIARAPNGPPMPVAVEKHSVADLPLTVTLDDADGPMPTAKLSALQEVDVIARISESGNPMRQEGDLESKSVRVQLPAKQTVKLTLGSE; this comes from the coding sequence ATGTCCTCTTCCCTCATCTTCGCGCAGGTCAGCGCCGTCGCGACGCTATTGGTCTTCGGTCTCGTGCTGCGCCCGCTGTGGCACGCCAGGCGCCTGTCCACCCTGCTGCTGATCGCCGGGCTCACGCTGACCTCCGCCAGCATCTATCGGCTGGTCGGCAACCCGGGCGCGCTCGATGCCTCGATGGTCGAACGTCCGCGGAATATCGAGCAGGCGCTGACCCAGCTCGAGCGCAATCGCGACAGCTTCCCGGATCACGAAGGCTGGGTGATGTTGGCCAGCACCTACGCCCGCGTCGGCAAGTTCGAGCAGGCGCGCGACGCTTGGGACGAAGTGCTGAAGCGCGTGCCGGACGACGCGAATTTCCTCGCCGCCGCTGCGGAATCGCGTGCGCAGTCGGACGCGCAGCGCCGCTTCGATCCGCGCGCGGTCGAATATCTGCAGCATGCGCTCAAGATCGATCCGCAACACCAGCGCGCGCGCCTGTTCATGGGGATCGCACTGCGCCAGCAGGACAAACCCGCCGATGCGGCGCGGATGTGGGAACCGCTGCTCGCACAGGTCGATGCGGCCAACGCGACAACGCTGCGCGCCGAAGTCGACGCCGCGCGCAAGGACGCGGGTCTGCCGCCCTTGCCGCAGCCCGCCGCCGCGCCCGCATCGAAAGGACCTGCATCGAAGGGAATTGTTGTCGAGGTCGCGCTGGATCCCGCATTCGCCGCGCGCGTCCGGCTGCGCGGCGACGCCACCGTATTCGTGATCGCGCGTGCCCCGAACGGTCCACCGATGCCGGTCGCGGTGGAAAAACACAGCGTCGCCGATCTGCCTCTGACGGTGACGCTCGACGACGCCGATGGCCCGATGCCGACGGCCAAGCTGTCGGCGCTGCAGGAAGTCGACGTGATCGCCCGCATCTCGGAGAGCGGCAATCCCATGCGTCAGGAAGGCGACCTGGAATCGAAATCCGTGCGCGTTCAGTTGCCCGCGAAGCAAACGGTCAAGCTCACGCTCGGCTCGGAATGA
- a CDS encoding homoserine O-acetyltransferase has protein sequence MTEFIPAGSRFLELPSPFPMKRGGALLGARMAYETWGALNAAGDNAILILTGLSPDAHAASHADNPDPGWWEAMLGPGKPIDTDRWYVVCVNSLGSCKGSTGPGSIDQATGQTYRLGFPDLSVEDCADAAAHVVHSLGIGRLACVIGNSMGGMVALSVLQRFPGIAHGHINISGAARALPFSIAIRSLQREAIRLDPQWSNGGYTDEAYPEAGMRMARKLGVITYRSALEWDGRFGRVRLDSDRRLGDDPFGLEFEVENYLEGHARRFVRRFDPNSYLYLSRSMDWFDLGESCHGTCEQGLSRLRVNRALAIGVHTDILFPIQQQQEIADGLLAGGVDARCLALPSPQGHDAFLVDIARFGPAVREFLDSL, from the coding sequence ATGACCGAATTCATACCTGCCGGCAGCCGCTTCCTCGAGCTGCCCTCGCCGTTCCCGATGAAACGCGGCGGGGCCCTGCTCGGCGCGCGCATGGCCTACGAGACCTGGGGCGCACTGAACGCCGCTGGCGACAACGCCATCCTCATCCTCACCGGGCTGTCGCCCGATGCTCATGCCGCCAGCCACGCCGACAATCCCGATCCGGGCTGGTGGGAAGCGATGCTGGGCCCCGGCAAACCCATCGACACCGACCGCTGGTACGTGGTCTGCGTGAATTCGCTGGGCAGTTGCAAGGGGTCGACGGGCCCCGGATCGATCGATCAAGCCACCGGCCAGACCTATCGCCTGGGCTTTCCCGATCTGTCGGTGGAAGACTGCGCCGACGCCGCCGCGCACGTGGTCCACAGCCTGGGAATCGGCCGCCTCGCCTGCGTGATCGGCAATTCGATGGGCGGCATGGTCGCGCTGTCGGTGCTCCAGCGCTTCCCGGGGATCGCCCATGGCCATATCAACATCTCCGGCGCAGCCCGGGCGCTGCCGTTCTCGATCGCCATCCGCTCGCTGCAGCGCGAAGCGATCCGGCTCGACCCGCAGTGGAGCAACGGCGGCTACACCGACGAGGCCTATCCCGAGGCCGGCATGCGCATGGCGCGCAAGCTCGGCGTGATCACCTACCGCTCGGCGCTGGAGTGGGACGGCCGCTTCGGCCGCGTGCGCCTGGACTCCGACCGCCGCCTCGGCGACGACCCGTTCGGGCTCGAATTCGAGGTCGAGAACTACCTCGAAGGCCACGCGCGGCGTTTCGTCCGCCGCTTCGACCCCAACAGCTATCTCTATCTCAGTCGCTCGATGGACTGGTTCGACCTCGGAGAGTCCTGCCACGGCACCTGCGAGCAGGGCCTGTCCAGGTTGCGCGTGAACCGCGCGCTCGCCATCGGCGTGCACACCGACATCCTGTTCCCGATCCAGCAGCAGCAGGAAATCGCCGACGGTCTGCTCGCCGGCGGGGTCGACGCCCGTTGCCTGGCGCTGCCATCGCCGCAGGGCCACGACGCCTTTCTCGTCGATATCGCCCGCTTCGGACCTGCCGTCCGCGAATTCCTCGATTCCCTGTAA
- a CDS encoding cysteine dioxygenase family protein yields the protein MTMLDFPGRAHLIESIDAAVALGDHAAVAQALRGSLCRMMRENTVALPACVLDPVEGHYARRELYVSPKHGYVVIAMTWGPGQGTPIHDHSGLWCVEGVWHGQLEITQYDLSEQRGDRYRFTDVGSLIAGTGSAGSLIPPHEYHTIRNASDTDTAVSLHIYQRTMTCCGIFDAAGDGWHVYASKQLQLDHAA from the coding sequence ATGACGATGCTCGATTTCCCCGGCCGCGCCCATCTGATCGAATCCATCGACGCCGCCGTCGCCCTTGGCGACCATGCCGCCGTGGCCCAGGCCCTGCGCGGTTCGCTGTGCCGGATGATGCGCGAGAACACCGTCGCACTACCCGCCTGCGTGCTGGACCCGGTCGAAGGCCATTACGCCCGCCGCGAACTCTACGTCAGCCCGAAGCACGGCTACGTCGTCATCGCCATGACCTGGGGGCCCGGACAGGGCACGCCGATCCACGACCATTCCGGACTGTGGTGCGTCGAAGGCGTCTGGCACGGCCAGCTCGAAATCACCCAGTACGACCTCAGCGAACAACGCGGCGACCGCTATCGGTTCACCGACGTCGGCAGCCTGATCGCCGGCACCGGCTCCGCCGGCAGCCTGATCCCGCCGCACGAGTACCACACCATCCGCAACGCCAGCGACACCGATACCGCCGTCTCGCTGCACATCTACCAGCGCACGATGACCTGCTGCGGCATCTTCGACGCCGCCGGCGACGGCTGGCATGTCTATGCCAGCAAACAGTTGCAACTGGACCACGCTGCCTGA
- the recQ gene encoding DNA helicase RecQ, which yields MQESPQSLLRRIFGHADFRGPQQAIIEHIAAGGDALVLMPTGGGKSLCYQVPALLRDGVGVVVSPLIALMQDQVEALRQVGVRAEFLNSTLDAESASRIERAMLAGELDLLYVAPERLLTSRFLSLLDRAKVALFAIDEAHCVSQWGHDFRREYRELTVLHERWPDVPRIALTATADPPTQREIAERLQLEDAQWFVSSFDRPNIRYTVVQKENGKRQLLDFLREHRDEAGIVYCLSRRKVDQTAETLAGLGFKALPYHAGLDAEVRAANQRRFLREDGVVMVATIAFGMGIDKPDVRFVAHVDLPKSLEGYYQETGRAGRDGEPAEAWLCYGLGDMVLLKQMIEQSEAGEERKQLERRKLDQLLGYCESMQCRRQVLLAGFGETYPQPCGYCDNCLQPANSWDATQAARKALSCVYRTGQRFGAVHLIDVLRGGEGERIRQFGHDKLSTYGIGADLDAKTWRGVFRQLVAAGLLEVDAEGFGGLRLTDASRVVLTGGQTVVLRKELPSKKSRDRDSGPRTGLPVQAQDLHLFQALRDLRARLAKEQNVPAYVIFHDSTLRNIAERRPDSMGELAQVGGIGGAKLERYGAEVLEVVREQG from the coding sequence ATGCAGGAATCTCCCCAGAGCCTGCTGCGCCGCATCTTCGGCCATGCCGATTTCCGCGGCCCGCAGCAGGCGATCATCGAACACATCGCGGCCGGCGGCGACGCGCTGGTGCTCATGCCCACCGGCGGCGGCAAGTCGCTGTGCTATCAGGTGCCCGCGCTGCTGCGCGACGGCGTCGGCGTGGTGGTGTCGCCGCTGATCGCATTGATGCAGGATCAGGTCGAAGCCCTGCGCCAGGTCGGCGTGCGCGCCGAGTTCCTCAACTCCACGCTGGACGCCGAATCGGCGTCGCGGATCGAACGCGCGATGCTGGCCGGCGAACTCGATCTGCTGTACGTCGCGCCCGAGCGGCTGCTGACTTCACGTTTCCTGTCGCTGCTGGACCGCGCAAAAGTGGCGCTGTTCGCGATCGACGAGGCGCACTGCGTGTCGCAGTGGGGCCACGATTTCCGCCGCGAATACCGCGAACTCACGGTGCTGCACGAGCGTTGGCCCGACGTGCCGCGGATCGCGTTGACCGCGACCGCCGACCCGCCGACCCAGCGCGAGATCGCCGAACGCCTGCAGTTGGAAGACGCGCAGTGGTTCGTCAGTTCCTTCGACCGCCCCAACATCCGCTACACGGTGGTGCAGAAGGAGAACGGCAAGCGCCAACTGCTCGATTTCCTGCGCGAACATCGCGACGAGGCAGGCATCGTCTACTGCCTGTCGCGGCGCAAGGTCGATCAGACCGCCGAAACGCTTGCGGGCCTCGGGTTCAAGGCGCTGCCGTATCACGCCGGACTCGATGCCGAAGTGCGCGCCGCGAACCAGCGCCGATTCCTGCGCGAGGACGGCGTGGTGATGGTCGCGACCATCGCGTTCGGCATGGGCATCGACAAGCCCGATGTGCGTTTCGTCGCGCATGTCGATCTGCCGAAATCGCTCGAAGGCTATTACCAGGAAACCGGCCGCGCCGGTCGCGACGGCGAGCCCGCCGAAGCCTGGCTCTGCTACGGCCTTGGCGACATGGTGCTGCTCAAGCAGATGATCGAGCAGTCCGAAGCCGGCGAGGAGCGCAAGCAGTTGGAGCGCCGCAAGCTCGATCAACTGCTCGGCTACTGCGAATCGATGCAGTGCCGGCGCCAGGTGCTGCTGGCGGGCTTCGGCGAAACCTACCCGCAACCTTGCGGTTACTGCGACAACTGCCTGCAGCCGGCCAACAGTTGGGACGCGACCCAGGCCGCGCGCAAGGCGCTGAGCTGCGTTTACCGCACCGGCCAGCGTTTCGGCGCGGTGCATTTGATCGACGTGCTGCGCGGCGGCGAGGGCGAACGCATCCGCCAGTTCGGACACGACAAGCTCAGCACCTACGGTATCGGCGCCGACCTCGACGCCAAAACGTGGCGCGGCGTGTTCCGTCAGCTGGTCGCTGCGGGATTGCTGGAAGTCGATGCCGAAGGTTTCGGCGGCCTGCGTCTGACCGACGCCAGCCGCGTGGTGCTGACCGGCGGGCAGACGGTGGTGCTGCGCAAGGAGTTGCCCAGCAAGAAATCGCGGGACCGCGACAGCGGCCCGCGCACCGGCCTGCCTGTACAAGCGCAGGATCTGCATCTCTTCCAGGCGCTGCGCGATCTGCGTGCGCGACTCGCGAAGGAACAGAACGTCCCCGCCTACGTGATCTTCCACGACAGCACGCTACGCAATATCGCCGAACGTCGCCCCGATTCGATGGGCGAACTCGCGCAGGTCGGCGGCATCGGCGGCGCCAAGCTGGAGCGTTACGGCGCGGAGGTGTTGGAGGTGGTGCGGGAGCAGGGGTGA
- a CDS encoding patatin-like phospholipase family protein, whose translation MTSLRCLLLAFALTLIAGCGGQATKPTQPAPVVKPAQPAPPVKIRIGIALGGGAAKGFAHIGVIKMLEANGFKPEVVSGTSAGSVVGALYASGMDAFQMQEHAVALDEARIRDVTLFNGGLVRGQKLQDYVNEMVGNRAFDRMKKPFAVVSTQLETGARTVFVRGNVGQAVRASCSIPGVFEPVKIDTFHYVDGGVVSPVPVDAARQLGADFVIAVDISTRITGKTPENLLGVVNQSITIMGQKLGEQELSRADVIIRPRVNDIGPADFEQRARAILEGEKAALAALPQIRLKLEQMRQARAAAQAAKRNPAPALPEKCEEPGFIGGLLGKDAECGPKGKR comes from the coding sequence ATGACTTCCCTGCGTTGCCTGCTGCTCGCCTTCGCCCTGACCCTGATCGCCGGCTGCGGCGGTCAGGCCACGAAACCCACGCAGCCCGCCCCCGTCGTGAAACCTGCACAGCCCGCACCGCCGGTGAAGATCCGCATCGGCATCGCCCTCGGCGGCGGCGCCGCGAAAGGTTTCGCGCATATCGGCGTGATCAAGATGCTCGAAGCCAACGGCTTCAAGCCCGAAGTGGTGTCCGGCACCAGCGCCGGCAGCGTGGTCGGCGCGCTCTACGCCAGCGGCATGGATGCATTCCAGATGCAGGAGCACGCGGTCGCGCTGGACGAAGCGCGGATCCGCGACGTGACCCTGTTCAATGGCGGACTGGTCCGCGGCCAGAAGCTGCAGGATTACGTCAACGAGATGGTCGGCAACCGCGCGTTCGACAGGATGAAGAAACCGTTCGCGGTGGTCTCGACCCAGCTCGAAACCGGCGCACGCACGGTGTTCGTGCGCGGCAATGTCGGCCAGGCCGTACGCGCGTCCTGCAGCATTCCGGGCGTGTTCGAACCGGTGAAAATCGACACGTTCCATTACGTCGACGGCGGCGTGGTCAGTCCGGTGCCGGTGGACGCCGCCCGCCAACTGGGCGCCGACTTCGTGATCGCCGTGGACATTTCCACCCGCATCACCGGCAAGACCCCGGAGAACCTGCTGGGCGTGGTGAATCAATCGATCACGATCATGGGCCAGAAACTCGGCGAGCAGGAACTCTCCCGCGCCGATGTCATCATCCGGCCCAGGGTCAACGACATCGGTCCCGCCGATTTCGAACAGCGCGCCCGTGCGATCCTCGAAGGCGAGAAAGCGGCGCTGGCGGCATTGCCGCAGATCCGGCTCAAACTCGAACAGATGCGCCAGGCGCGCGCGGCGGCGCAGGCGGCGAAGCGCAATCCCGCGCCGGCGCTGCCGGAAAAATGCGAAGAGCCCGGCTTCATCGGCGGATTGCTCGGCAAGGATGCGGAGTGCGGACCGAAGGGCAAGCGCTGA
- a CDS encoding DEAD/DEAH box helicase codes for MTFESLGLAPALLRALAENNYTTPTPIQVQAIPLALAGHDLLGGAQTGTGKTAAFALPLLQRLVEGNKPATGPRKPRALILVPTRELAVQVADSVRSYGKHMRLNVTTIFGGAGMGPQVDNLRRGVDILVATPGRLIDHMERGSAKLDAVEILILDEADRMLDMGFLPAMKRILGRVPAQRQTMLFSATFESQIKQLAMEFMRNPQQVQVSTQNAIASTITHRVHPVDGSRKRDLLIDILTKRHGDQVLIFGKTKHGCNRLAEQLETAGLPAVAIHGNKSQAQRQKALNQFKSGKARILVATDVAARGLDIPNLPLVINHDLPMVAEDYIHRIGRTGRNGMQGEALSLVSSEEAGLLRQIQRLLKTDVVMDVVEGFSPKNPLRMDGPMPPINRGGHQRPGGNSAPRKPSHRPHGKPADRSAHAHAGQKPHRGGAAKPGAARRDSRA; via the coding sequence ATGACATTCGAATCGCTCGGGCTTGCGCCTGCGCTTCTGCGCGCACTCGCGGAAAACAACTACACCACACCGACGCCGATCCAGGTCCAGGCGATCCCGCTGGCATTGGCCGGCCACGATCTTCTGGGCGGCGCCCAGACCGGAACCGGCAAGACCGCCGCGTTCGCGTTGCCGCTGCTGCAGCGTCTGGTCGAGGGCAACAAACCCGCCACCGGCCCGCGCAAGCCGCGCGCACTGATCCTGGTGCCGACCCGTGAGCTTGCGGTGCAGGTCGCCGACAGCGTTCGCAGCTACGGCAAGCACATGCGCCTCAATGTCACCACGATCTTCGGTGGCGCCGGCATGGGCCCGCAGGTCGACAACCTGCGTCGCGGCGTCGATATCCTGGTCGCGACCCCCGGCCGCCTCATCGATCACATGGAGCGCGGTTCGGCCAAGCTCGATGCGGTCGAGATCCTGATCCTGGACGAAGCCGACCGCATGCTCGACATGGGCTTCCTGCCGGCGATGAAGCGCATCCTCGGCCGTGTGCCCGCGCAGCGGCAGACGATGCTGTTCTCGGCCACGTTCGAGTCGCAGATCAAGCAGTTGGCCATGGAATTCATGCGCAACCCGCAGCAGGTGCAGGTGTCGACGCAGAATGCGATCGCCTCGACCATCACCCACCGCGTGCATCCGGTCGACGGTTCGCGCAAGCGCGATCTGCTGATCGACATCCTCACCAAGCGTCACGGCGACCAGGTCCTGATCTTCGGCAAGACCAAGCACGGCTGCAACCGTCTGGCCGAACAGCTCGAAACCGCCGGTCTGCCCGCGGTCGCGATCCATGGCAACAAGAGCCAGGCGCAGCGTCAGAAGGCGCTGAACCAGTTCAAATCCGGCAAGGCGCGGATTCTGGTCGCCACCGACGTCGCCGCTCGCGGTCTGGACATCCCGAATCTGCCGCTGGTGATCAACCACGACCTGCCGATGGTCGCCGAAGACTATATCCATCGCATCGGCCGCACCGGCCGCAACGGCATGCAGGGCGAAGCGCTGTCGCTGGTGTCGTCGGAAGAAGCCGGTCTGCTGCGTCAGATCCAGCGCCTGCTCAAGACCGATGTGGTGATGGACGTGGTCGAAGGCTTTTCGCCGAAGAACCCGCTTCGCATGGATGGTCCGATGCCGCCGATCAATCGGGGCGGCCACCAGCGTCCGGGCGGCAACAGCGCGCCGCGCAAGCCGAGCCATCGCCCGCACGGCAAACCGGCCGACCGCAGCGCGCACGCGCACGCAGGCCAGAAACCGCATCGTGGCGGAGCGGCGAAGCCCGGTGCTGCGAGGCGCGATTCGCGGGCTTGA
- a CDS encoding MBL fold metallo-hydrolase: MRVLFHGAAGEVTGSLHEIETGGKQLLIDCGMIQGSPEAEARNAEAFPFEPSRIDALILSHAHIDHIGRVPLLVQRGFRGPIYAQTATADLMPVMLMDAAGIAEGEAMRANRDRRRGQPEAVPLYTKDDVRVAMQQVEAIPYDTRTELFPGVEMCFRDAGHILGSCSVELWGDGKKLVFSGDLGPKGTPILRDPAVITEADLVLMESTYGDRLHRERAETIHELEEILDDAWRSGGCVLIPAFAVGRTQELLYWFAKHWDDWKMSRWQIFLDSPMASKVVDVYGRHQELFDDEAKQVWRARPNPFKLPNLHITETVDESMAINRIERGAIVIAGSGMANAGRILHHFKHRLHRRQTHVVFVGYQAEGTTGRRIVDGAKWVRIHGHDVRVNAQRHTVGGLSAHTDQRGLMDWYGQFAGRPPLALVHGEDKAREALAGELGEAYGITATLARPGLEIEL; the protein is encoded by the coding sequence ATGCGCGTACTCTTCCACGGCGCCGCCGGTGAAGTCACCGGTTCCCTGCACGAGATCGAAACCGGCGGCAAGCAACTGCTGATCGACTGCGGCATGATCCAGGGCAGCCCCGAGGCCGAGGCGCGGAATGCGGAGGCATTTCCGTTCGAGCCGTCGCGGATCGATGCGCTGATCCTCAGCCACGCCCACATCGACCATATCGGCCGGGTGCCGTTGCTGGTGCAACGCGGGTTCCGTGGCCCGATCTACGCCCAGACCGCGACCGCAGACCTGATGCCGGTGATGCTGATGGACGCCGCCGGCATCGCCGAAGGCGAGGCGATGCGCGCCAATCGCGATCGTCGTCGCGGCCAGCCCGAAGCCGTGCCGCTGTATACCAAGGACGATGTGCGCGTGGCGATGCAGCAGGTCGAAGCGATCCCCTACGACACCCGCACCGAACTCTTTCCGGGCGTGGAAATGTGCTTCCGCGACGCCGGCCACATCCTCGGATCGTGCAGCGTCGAGCTGTGGGGCGATGGCAAGAAGCTCGTATTCTCCGGCGACCTCGGCCCGAAAGGCACGCCGATCCTGCGCGACCCCGCGGTCATCACTGAAGCGGACCTCGTACTGATGGAATCGACCTACGGCGACCGTCTGCATCGCGAGCGCGCCGAAACCATCCACGAGCTCGAAGAGATCCTCGACGACGCCTGGCGATCCGGCGGCTGCGTGCTGATTCCGGCGTTCGCGGTCGGTCGCACGCAGGAGCTGCTGTACTGGTTCGCCAAGCACTGGGACGACTGGAAGATGTCGCGCTGGCAGATCTTCCTCGACAGCCCGATGGCCTCGAAGGTGGTCGATGTGTACGGTCGGCATCAGGAACTGTTCGACGACGAGGCCAAACAGGTCTGGCGCGCCCGCCCGAATCCGTTCAAGTTGCCGAACCTGCACATCACCGAGACCGTGGACGAGTCGATGGCGATCAACCGCATCGAACGCGGCGCGATCGTGATTGCGGGCTCGGGCATGGCCAACGCCGGGCGCATCCTGCATCACTTCAAGCACCGGCTGCATCGTCGCCAGACGCATGTCGTGTTCGTCGGCTATCAGGCCGAGGGCACGACCGGGCGACGGATCGTCGACGGCGCCAAGTGGGTGCGTATCCACGGGCACGATGTGCGCGTGAACGCGCAGCGGCACACGGTCGGTGGGCTGTCGGCGCATACCGATCAGCGCGGCCTCATGGACTGGTACGGCCAGTTCGCCGGACGACCACCGCTGGCGCTTGTCCACGGCGAGGACAAGGCGCGCGAGGCGCTGGCCGGTGAGTTGGGCGAGGCGTACGGGATCACCGCGACTTTGGCGCGGCCCGGACTGGAAATCGAACTCTGA